From the Terriglobia bacterium genome, one window contains:
- a CDS encoding FtsX-like permease family protein yields the protein MSLEERRTKSLSPRRVNMLLFGSFAVLALVLGSVGVFGVVSYSVSLRTHEIGVRMALGAEGIDVVSLIVGRALLLVLVGEVIGLAGALALNKVIASMVFQVATTDLFTYAGVSLLWIVVALLACYLPAQRAARVDPMVALRCE from the coding sequence ATGAGCTTGGAGGAACGCAGAACGAAATCCCTCAGTCCCCGGAGAGTCAATATGCTTTTGTTCGGATCGTTTGCCGTGTTGGCGCTGGTTCTTGGATCGGTTGGGGTCTTCGGAGTCGTGTCTTACTCGGTGAGCCTGCGGACGCACGAGATAGGCGTCCGCATGGCCTTGGGGGCCGAGGGAATAGACGTCGTTTCTCTGATCGTCGGTCGGGCGCTCCTGCTGGTCCTTGTAGGCGAAGTTATTGGACTGGCCGGGGCTTTGGCATTGAACAAGGTAATTGCCAGCATGGTTTTTCAGGTGGCCACCACAGATCTGTTCACTTATGCAGGGGTTTCTCTCCTCTGGATCGTGGTGGCGCTTCTTGCCTGCTACCTCCCGGCACAGCGGGCCGCACGAGTCGATCCGATGGTGGCGTTGCGATGTGAGTAG
- a CDS encoding ABC transporter permease, translating into MRFFEDIIQDVHYGLRMLARSPGVTAAVVLTLALGIGATTAIFTVVNGVLLRPLPYPKPERLVYIRGNTYGPFSTRAEYLAWRNRSQILSHIAAYMGFQGNLTVGDEAERVTCGIVSSSFMPLLGVQPVVGRNFSPEEDRPGAPRVVILSHAFWKRRFKSDPSVLGRTLTLDATSYSVIGVLPASFQIPDQYSSDYDLWTPLSLSEAGETKVLLLRVIGRLKPGVSLEQTRAELDTIMQSVLRKGLKRHAVVSDWHMEITHGVKRSLFTFLAAVGFVLLIACINIANLLLSRAAARKKEVTVRLALGAGKARIIQQLLTETLLMAFVGGMLGLVFATWGKDLLVAFISTNLPAMDPIHLDYRVLGFNLVLTLLTGLASGLAPALQASGIRLNESLKEAGRSSTEVGSGRLFRGGLVVGEIALTMMLLIGAGLLVRSFLRLRGIDPGFKSERILTLNIDLTLSMYPKPVDQASFFQHVLERIKGLSGVQSVSASSAVPLAGQRTPYDSPGTNGGGSDGSGRSGAKPDCQYRQGRAVI; encoded by the coding sequence ATGAGATTCTTCGAAGATATTATCCAGGATGTCCACTATGGCCTTCGGATGCTCGCCCGAAGCCCCGGCGTCACTGCGGCCGTGGTTCTGACACTTGCTTTGGGCATTGGAGCCACGACAGCGATCTTTACGGTAGTCAATGGGGTGCTTCTTCGCCCCTTGCCCTACCCCAAACCCGAGCGGCTTGTCTATATCCGGGGGAACACATACGGTCCATTTTCCACGAGGGCCGAGTATCTCGCATGGAGAAATCGTAGCCAGATACTCAGTCACATTGCGGCCTACATGGGGTTTCAAGGTAACCTCACCGTTGGCGATGAGGCAGAGCGAGTGACCTGTGGCATCGTCAGTTCATCCTTTATGCCCCTTCTGGGTGTTCAGCCCGTGGTGGGGCGAAATTTCTCTCCCGAGGAAGACCGTCCCGGTGCTCCTCGGGTTGTGATCCTGAGCCATGCCTTCTGGAAGCGCCGTTTCAAGTCCGATCCCTCGGTCTTAGGCAGGACATTGACCCTGGATGCCACGAGCTACTCGGTTATTGGTGTTCTTCCAGCCTCCTTTCAGATTCCTGATCAATATTCGTCTGATTATGACCTGTGGACGCCGCTTTCCCTATCCGAGGCTGGAGAGACGAAGGTTTTGCTGTTACGTGTGATTGGCCGGCTAAAGCCCGGAGTAAGCCTTGAGCAAACCCGGGCGGAGTTGGATACGATCATGCAATCCGTTTTAAGGAAAGGGCTAAAGAGGCATGCCGTGGTGAGCGACTGGCACATGGAAATCACCCACGGAGTGAAGCGCTCCTTGTTCACTTTCCTCGCTGCCGTGGGTTTCGTGCTTCTGATCGCGTGCATCAATATCGCCAACCTGCTTCTGTCGCGTGCCGCCGCCCGGAAGAAGGAGGTGACTGTGCGGCTCGCCCTGGGTGCCGGCAAGGCCCGAATTATCCAACAACTTCTCACTGAAACTCTGTTGATGGCTTTCGTGGGAGGGATGCTAGGTTTGGTGTTCGCCACCTGGGGAAAGGATCTTCTGGTTGCGTTTATCTCCACGAACCTGCCGGCTATGGATCCCATCCATCTCGACTATCGGGTTCTGGGGTTCAATTTGGTTCTGACATTGCTCACCGGCCTCGCATCCGGTCTAGCCCCCGCCCTACAAGCATCCGGGATTCGATTGAATGAATCCCTCAAAGAGGCAGGCCGCAGTTCAACCGAGGTCGGGTCGGGCCGCCTCTTCCGCGGCGGCCTGGTCGTCGGTGAAATCGCCCTGACCATGATGCTGTTAATCGGCGCCGGTTTGCTCGTGCGGAGCTTCCTCCGGCTTCGTGGCATTGATCCAGGATTCAAATCAGAACGTATTCTGACCTTGAACATCGACCTTACGCTCTCCATGTATCCTAAGCCTGTGGATCAGGCATCGTTCTTTCAGCATGTCCTGGAGCGGATCAAGGGCCTGAGCGGCGTCCAGTCGGTCAGCGCAAGTTCCGCCGTCCCTCTTGCAGGCCAGCGAACCCCATATGACAGTCCTGGCACGAACGGTGGGGGATCCGATGGATCTGGCCGCAGCGGTGCGAAGCCAGATTGCCAGTATCGACAAGGGCGAGCCGTCATTTGA
- a CDS encoding carboxypeptidase regulatory-like domain-containing protein: protein MRIQFRVALKILLFIGVFALLFIIESATGGQEARPSSPQSEKCRLEGQVLNSATGKPLRKVYLALLKVSGNRAVANRSADETAPTAVTDAGGRFAFSDVEPGTYRLWAQHTGFRSQNYGVKGRYGMGDPIQLSPGDFRRDIKMPLTPLAAVIGRILDEDGDPIEHVDVSLMIYQYTPNGRRLTPIIGGSTNDLGEYRISNVEPGRYYLQAKPFSAQGFGAAWPSLANDSLAAAYYPSSHDLGTAKPIDLSAGQQLRDVNMTLPKGHLATVRGAAIKPAGSTSVSTNVIIPGFQGNAGQGMGMADPNGNFVIRGLLPGPYVLTATSMVGDKRYSVRRLIEVGSADIEGIELRPLPPRDIKGQIRVEGAADGRLPHYVRLHSLIADSNDQAPGRVQEDGTFELKNVAPDLYRVSLMNLQGLYVKAIRLADTDITESGLDLTGTVPGDLSIVLGANGGHIEGSVLDERAEPAASAMVTLVSAAASSNPRRAAYQFKMAMTDDKGRFLIDGIAPGSYKLFAWDTVDEGGVLYDPGYLKPFEEVGRTVQVSENSKEAVQLKLIKNLVER, encoded by the coding sequence ATGCGAATTCAATTTCGGGTGGCTTTGAAAATTCTTCTATTCATTGGTGTGTTCGCCCTGCTTTTCATCATTGAGAGTGCCACTGGCGGCCAGGAGGCGAGACCGTCTTCTCCTCAATCGGAGAAATGCCGGCTCGAAGGACAAGTGCTCAATTCCGCGACGGGTAAACCATTGCGAAAAGTTTACCTGGCGCTGTTGAAGGTAAGTGGCAATCGCGCTGTGGCGAATCGGTCTGCGGACGAAACAGCACCCACTGCGGTGACCGATGCAGGCGGACGCTTCGCATTTTCCGATGTCGAACCCGGAACCTACAGGTTATGGGCACAACACACTGGGTTTCGCTCTCAGAACTACGGCGTCAAGGGACGTTATGGAATGGGCGACCCGATCCAGCTTTCGCCAGGCGACTTTAGGCGCGACATCAAGATGCCGCTGACGCCACTTGCTGCCGTCATTGGGCGTATTCTGGATGAAGATGGCGATCCCATCGAACATGTGGACGTCAGTCTGATGATTTACCAGTACACCCCCAACGGACGGAGATTGACGCCAATAATCGGGGGATCGACCAACGATCTCGGAGAATATCGTATCTCCAACGTTGAACCGGGTCGATACTACTTACAGGCCAAGCCGTTTTCGGCGCAGGGGTTTGGAGCCGCTTGGCCCTCTCTCGCGAATGACTCACTTGCGGCGGCCTATTATCCAAGCAGCCACGACCTCGGCACTGCAAAGCCCATTGACCTCAGTGCCGGACAGCAGCTTCGAGACGTCAATATGACCCTCCCCAAGGGGCATTTGGCGACCGTTCGCGGCGCTGCCATCAAACCTGCGGGCTCAACGAGTGTCTCAACGAATGTCATCATCCCGGGATTCCAAGGAAATGCAGGCCAAGGCATGGGAATGGCTGACCCGAATGGTAACTTCGTGATTCGGGGCCTGCTTCCAGGGCCGTATGTTCTGACCGCAACCAGCATGGTGGGTGACAAGCGGTATTCGGTCCGCCGTCTGATTGAGGTGGGGTCGGCCGATATTGAGGGAATCGAATTGCGCCCTCTGCCACCCCGCGACATCAAGGGCCAGATTCGAGTCGAGGGCGCCGCCGATGGCAGGCTCCCCCATTACGTGCGACTGCACTCGCTGATCGCAGACTCGAATGACCAGGCACCAGGTCGAGTGCAGGAAGATGGAACGTTTGAGCTCAAGAACGTGGCACCCGATCTCTATCGAGTCTCACTGATGAACCTGCAGGGCCTCTACGTGAAGGCTATCCGCCTGGCGGACACAGACATCACAGAGTCGGGCCTCGACCTCACCGGCACGGTCCCAGGAGACCTCAGTATAGTGCTTGGCGCCAACGGGGGACATATCGAAGGATCCGTTCTGGACGAGAGAGCGGAGCCGGCCGCATCGGCGATGGTGACGTTGGTTTCCGCGGCAGCCTCTTCTAATCCGCGACGGGCGGCGTATCAATTCAAAATGGCCATGACTGACGATAAAGGCCGATTCCTCATCGATGGCATTGCCCCGGGAAGCTACAAGTTGTTTGCCTGGGACACCGTGGATGAGGGGGGTGTGCTTTATGATCCGGGGTACCTCAAACCCTTTGAAGAAGTGGGTCGAACCGTTCAAGTTTCGGAGAACAGCAAGGAAGCCGTGCAATTGAAGCTGATCAAAAACCTTGTTGAACGATGA
- a CDS encoding ABC transporter permease, with protein sequence MRYSDDIAQDVRFGIRMLAKSPGFLAVAVLSLALGIGTSTAIFSLLNQAMFEPLPVKNPQELVQVLLAWPGGSRSNLDYSEFRSLTENRQSFSSVLIYGERELNFRSDNLSERILAHLVSGSFYSTLGVDALVGRTITEEDDRGAASPVAVLSYAFWERRFARNPAVLGKTVYISNLPFTIVGVTPPGFFGTDRLSVPDITVPLATLPLPGSVHCLGRLKPDVSLTQARAELAVLLHQAVNEMSAQMRDWTPRDRQLVLDLRVDLMRAGSGNWGMQLMLAEALPILILSAGVLLLIGCMNVANLLLGRAAVRSREISIRLALGAGRMRITRQLLTESILLSLVGGMIGLFFEFWAHYLLKILLPFDASASVQFLLDRRILVFTAVASMLTGILFGTAPALHATRVEVARSLKGAMPLTTRQRRLGPARSLLVVELAGSLILLVGAALFVRTLRNLRTFDAGFERQHILLLTLDPRESRFKNERLNTLFDELTAQVEAIPGVRSAALAHAPLLMGSTYRQKTLWVEGYNYAPNENQFVSFNSVGPGFFANAGIPLLLGRDFGPQDRINASPVAIVNEALVHKYLPNQNPIGKRFGDEGSRSVGKYEIVGVVKDAKFWNLREGSRPTEFQLLGQLPENRPFVLHVRTTGNPSTVTASIRQVIQSIDRNLVLYDVRTMTDQVNQTLRHERMFATLSMLFGVMALGMACIGLYGVATYSVARRTSEIGLRMALGARRRDVLWMVLKETLSLVAFGAAIGTPVALACSRFVRSLLFGLTPADPATIAFSILVLVSVATLASFLPAWRASRVDPMVALRHE encoded by the coding sequence ATGAGATACTCTGACGACATCGCTCAGGATGTTCGGTTCGGTATTCGAATGCTCGCGAAGAGTCCAGGCTTTCTGGCGGTTGCCGTCCTCTCGCTGGCGCTCGGCATTGGGACCAGTACTGCGATCTTTAGTCTGCTGAATCAGGCGATGTTCGAGCCGCTCCCGGTCAAAAACCCTCAGGAACTCGTCCAGGTCCTGCTTGCCTGGCCGGGAGGTTCCCGCTCAAATTTGGACTATTCGGAATTCCGCTCCCTCACAGAAAACCGCCAGAGTTTTTCCAGTGTTTTGATCTATGGCGAGCGGGAGCTGAACTTTCGCAGTGACAACCTATCAGAGCGCATCCTTGCCCATCTGGTATCCGGATCCTTTTATTCGACTTTAGGAGTAGACGCTCTCGTCGGACGGACGATTACTGAAGAGGACGATCGCGGCGCCGCCTCACCCGTCGCGGTCCTAAGTTATGCATTCTGGGAACGCAGGTTCGCACGGAACCCCGCAGTCCTGGGCAAAACGGTCTATATCAGCAACTTGCCGTTCACGATTGTGGGAGTGACTCCGCCCGGTTTCTTCGGCACCGATCGCCTCTCGGTGCCCGACATCACCGTTCCTCTGGCGACGCTTCCACTGCCGGGATCCGTGCACTGCCTGGGACGTCTAAAGCCCGACGTGTCTCTAACACAAGCACGCGCCGAATTGGCAGTGCTGCTTCATCAGGCCGTGAATGAGATGAGCGCTCAGATGAGGGATTGGACGCCGCGCGATCGCCAGCTGGTGCTCGACCTCAGGGTCGATCTCATGCGTGCGGGATCTGGAAACTGGGGCATGCAATTAATGTTGGCCGAAGCACTCCCCATATTGATCCTCTCGGCCGGCGTGTTACTGCTGATTGGGTGTATGAACGTAGCAAATCTGCTTCTCGGGCGGGCGGCAGTGCGATCCAGAGAGATCAGCATTCGCTTGGCGCTGGGAGCTGGGCGCATGCGGATTACACGCCAATTGCTGACGGAGAGCATCCTGTTAAGCTTGGTGGGCGGCATGATCGGCTTGTTCTTTGAGTTCTGGGCTCATTATTTGCTGAAAATTCTCCTGCCGTTCGATGCCTCGGCTTCCGTCCAGTTCCTGCTCGACCGGCGGATTCTCGTGTTCACAGCAGTCGCTTCGATGCTCACGGGGATTCTATTCGGCACGGCCCCGGCATTGCACGCGACGCGAGTGGAGGTGGCTCGCTCCCTGAAGGGTGCCATGCCTCTTACGACCAGACAACGGCGGCTGGGTCCGGCGCGCTCGTTGCTGGTGGTCGAACTGGCAGGGTCCCTGATCTTGCTGGTCGGGGCAGCCCTGTTTGTCCGCACACTCCGCAACCTCCGGACATTCGACGCTGGGTTTGAGCGTCAACACATCCTGCTGCTCACCCTCGACCCCCGGGAATCGCGGTTCAAGAACGAACGCCTGAACACCCTGTTTGACGAACTTACAGCGCAGGTTGAGGCAATCCCCGGTGTTCGTTCCGCTGCACTCGCGCATGCCCCCTTGCTAATGGGCTCAACCTACAGGCAAAAGACCCTCTGGGTCGAGGGCTACAACTACGCTCCCAATGAGAACCAGTTTGTTTCCTTTAATTCAGTTGGCCCAGGTTTTTTCGCCAATGCGGGGATCCCCCTGCTGTTGGGCCGCGACTTCGGCCCGCAGGATCGCATCAACGCTTCGCCTGTGGCCATTGTCAATGAGGCCCTGGTCCATAAGTACCTTCCAAATCAAAACCCCATCGGCAAGCGATTTGGCGATGAGGGGTCCCGCTCGGTGGGTAAATACGAAATCGTCGGTGTAGTCAAGGACGCCAAGTTCTGGAATCTCCGTGAAGGTTCACGGCCGACCGAATTCCAATTACTGGGGCAGCTTCCGGAAAACAGGCCATTCGTGCTGCACGTCCGCACAACAGGCAATCCGTCAACAGTGACGGCGAGCATCCGGCAGGTGATCCAATCCATCGACAGGAACCTGGTGCTGTACGACGTCAGGACCATGACCGATCAGGTGAACCAAACCCTCAGGCACGAGCGCATGTTCGCCACGCTCTCCATGCTTTTCGGAGTGATGGCGCTGGGGATGGCCTGCATCGGCTTGTATGGTGTCGCCACTTATTCAGTTGCACGCCGTACCAGCGAAATCGGGCTCCGAATGGCGCTCGGAGCCAGGCGCAGGGACGTCCTCTGGATGGTGCTGAAAGAGACTTTGTCGCTTGTTGCCTTCGGCGCAGCGATCGGAACACCCGTCGCTTTGGCCTGTTCGCGGTTTGTCCGGAGCCTGTTATTTGGACTCACTCCCGCTGATCCGGCGACCATTGCCTTCTCGATTCTGGTGCTGGTCAGCGTGGCGACCCTCGCGAGCTTTCTCCCCGCGTGGCGCGCTTCTCGCGTCGATCCCATGGTGGCGTTACGCCATGAATAG
- the priA gene encoding primosomal protein N', producing MGLPDFTIEVALPVPFRHSFTYEVPESSRLQIQFGSRVIVPFRKRRVVGVVTALHGKAADQADFEIKPIVEVLDGGSVLSNSMYELCLWVADYYFAPIGEVLRAACPLAFTSTTRQFVHLTPKGSLRLETVKQVARTGTLFEEHPEEPYDLQILQAVASKGVMDRRSLLRKFNGPPWEEIVNRLQASGELRISSEKTRSPVREKERLYVCISPIGQTERLKVRLSEGQRNVLEYLNQHQAAVPVTELISKAGVSASTIRTLAGRNLVVLESRHTDRTPLELVLPGADRGTALPQSPPLELNGDQKRALRIIEEAVGRRSFSTVLLYGVTASGKTEVYLRAIERVLAEGGTALMLVPEIALTPVTSRTFAARFPNRVAILHSALSEGERYDEWWRIKNGEARVVIGTRSAVFAPLEDLRLVVVDEEHDGSYKQQESPRYHGRDVAVVRAKKSQAVVLLGSATPSMESFYNSQRGKYQLIALKHRVESRALAEVKVVDMRTEFKESKKNEMLSRDLVEAIGARLHAGEQVLVLLNRRGFSSFVLCRSCGATRQCPNCSITMTYHKRRHILLCHYCAAAAPVPKKCWKCESEHLYFVGGGTEQIEEKLREIFPPARIARLDRDTAQGRGSYHRILGEFSEGVTDILVGTQMIAKGHDFPRVTLVGVLNADGALSFPDFRAAERTFQLLTQVAGRSGRGTTPGEVLLQAFYPEHYAIRCATRQNFIEFYNKEIHFRRMMHYPPFGQLALVGIRHRNFDEAMKLARALGEHLRANPLPEVRVLGPAIAPLARLKQDYRWQLLLKASRRQPLKQMIERCVEFCESKNILEPNVFIDVDPTNMM from the coding sequence ATGGGCCTCCCCGATTTCACCATTGAAGTGGCGCTCCCGGTTCCATTTCGACACTCCTTCACCTATGAAGTGCCGGAGTCCTCACGCCTACAGATACAATTTGGCTCACGGGTGATCGTTCCGTTTCGCAAACGCCGGGTGGTGGGGGTGGTGACGGCGCTGCATGGTAAAGCGGCCGATCAGGCGGACTTTGAAATCAAGCCCATTGTTGAGGTGCTGGATGGGGGATCAGTTCTCTCAAACAGCATGTACGAACTGTGCCTCTGGGTCGCCGACTATTACTTCGCGCCCATCGGTGAGGTGCTGCGGGCGGCGTGCCCACTGGCCTTCACAAGCACCACACGGCAGTTTGTGCATCTGACGCCGAAAGGGAGCCTGAGACTTGAAACTGTCAAACAGGTCGCCCGGACCGGGACGCTTTTCGAAGAGCATCCCGAAGAGCCTTATGATTTGCAGATCCTGCAGGCCGTCGCCAGCAAGGGAGTGATGGATCGGCGCAGTTTGCTGCGGAAGTTCAACGGACCCCCGTGGGAAGAGATTGTAAATCGGTTACAGGCCAGTGGGGAACTCCGCATTTCGAGTGAAAAGACAAGATCTCCGGTCAGGGAAAAGGAACGGCTCTACGTTTGCATTTCCCCGATAGGGCAGACTGAACGCCTGAAAGTCCGATTATCGGAAGGGCAACGCAACGTCCTCGAATATCTGAATCAACACCAAGCGGCTGTCCCTGTAACGGAACTGATCTCAAAAGCGGGTGTCTCTGCCTCCACGATCCGGACCCTGGCCGGACGGAATCTCGTCGTTCTCGAATCAAGGCACACCGATCGAACCCCGCTTGAACTCGTCCTTCCTGGGGCCGATCGCGGAACGGCCCTCCCTCAATCGCCGCCTTTGGAACTCAACGGCGATCAGAAGAGAGCCCTTCGGATCATTGAAGAGGCGGTCGGCCGCCGTAGTTTCAGCACCGTGCTGCTTTATGGTGTGACGGCAAGCGGCAAAACCGAGGTCTACCTTCGCGCCATCGAGCGTGTGCTTGCCGAAGGCGGAACCGCCCTGATGCTGGTTCCTGAGATTGCACTGACCCCGGTCACCTCACGCACCTTTGCCGCCCGCTTTCCGAACCGCGTGGCGATTCTCCACAGCGCCCTTTCTGAAGGAGAACGGTACGACGAATGGTGGCGGATCAAGAACGGCGAGGCGAGAGTGGTCATCGGAACCCGCTCGGCAGTGTTTGCTCCCCTCGAGGACCTGCGATTAGTGGTGGTGGATGAAGAGCATGACGGCTCTTACAAGCAGCAGGAATCGCCGCGCTATCACGGCCGCGACGTGGCGGTGGTGCGCGCAAAGAAGTCGCAGGCGGTTGTCCTGCTGGGTTCGGCCACGCCTTCCATGGAGAGCTTTTACAACTCTCAGCGAGGAAAGTACCAACTGATCGCCTTGAAGCATCGTGTCGAATCCCGCGCGCTGGCCGAGGTCAAGGTCGTCGACATGCGGACGGAGTTCAAGGAGTCCAAGAAAAACGAGATGCTTTCGCGCGACCTGGTGGAGGCGATTGGAGCGCGACTCCACGCCGGCGAGCAGGTTCTGGTGTTGCTGAACCGCAGGGGGTTTTCCTCGTTCGTGCTATGCCGTTCCTGCGGGGCGACCCGGCAATGTCCCAACTGCTCCATCACCATGACTTATCACAAGCGCCGGCATATCCTGCTGTGTCATTACTGCGCGGCAGCCGCCCCGGTTCCGAAGAAGTGTTGGAAGTGCGAGAGCGAACACCTCTATTTCGTGGGGGGAGGAACCGAGCAGATTGAAGAGAAGCTGCGGGAGATCTTCCCTCCGGCGCGTATCGCACGCCTGGACCGGGATACCGCACAGGGCCGGGGCAGCTACCATCGCATCCTGGGCGAATTCAGCGAGGGGGTGACCGACATCCTGGTGGGGACCCAGATGATTGCGAAGGGACACGATTTTCCCCGGGTAACGCTGGTGGGGGTGTTGAACGCGGATGGGGCGCTCAGCTTCCCCGACTTTCGCGCCGCTGAACGGACCTTCCAGTTACTCACGCAGGTGGCGGGGAGGTCGGGTCGCGGCACCACGCCGGGAGAAGTCCTGCTCCAGGCTTTTTATCCGGAGCATTACGCCATTCGCTGTGCCACGCGGCAGAATTTCATTGAGTTCTATAACAAGGAGATCCACTTCCGGCGCATGATGCACTACCCCCCGTTCGGCCAGCTCGCGCTGGTCGGCATCCGGCACCGGAATTTCGACGAAGCGATGAAACTGGCGCGGGCGCTGGGGGAACATCTTCGGGCAAATCCTCTGCCAGAGGTGCGGGTCCTGGGCCCCGCCATCGCCCCGCTCGCCCGGTTGAAGCAGGATTATCGCTGGCAGTTGCTTCTGAAAGCGAGCCGCCGCCAACCACTCAAGCAGATGATCGAGCGCTGTGTGGAGTTCTGCGAGAGCAAAAATATACTGGAGCCGAATGTTTTCATCGACGTCGATCCCACCAATATGATGTGA
- a CDS encoding secondary thiamine-phosphate synthase enzyme YjbQ: MQFYTEYLWFSTKKQREFINITSQVDSALHKSGIQEGMILVSTMHITAGVYINDAEDGLIQDIEEWIEKLAPYRKDYRHHRTGETNGDAHLKNLLIGHEVIVPVTHGTMDFGPWQQIYYAEFDGLRRKRVIVKVMGE; encoded by the coding sequence ATGCAATTCTACACAGAATATCTTTGGTTCAGCACAAAAAAGCAGCGCGAGTTCATCAACATCACCTCGCAAGTTGATTCCGCGCTCCACAAATCGGGCATCCAGGAAGGAATGATCCTGGTATCGACGATGCACATCACTGCGGGGGTCTACATCAACGACGCCGAGGACGGCCTGATCCAGGATATTGAGGAATGGATCGAGAAGCTGGCCCCTTACCGAAAAGACTACCGGCATCATCGCACGGGGGAGACCAACGGCGACGCCCATTTGAAGAACCTGTTGATCGGCCACGAGGTCATCGTCCCGGTGACCCACGGGACGATGGATTTCGGGCCGTGGCAGCAAATCTATTACGCGGAATTCGATGGCCTGCGTCGAAAGCGAGTCATCGTGAAAGTGATGGGTGAGTGA
- a CDS encoding NUDIX hydrolase has product MKRGFPTRPIVGVGAVIVRGDSVLLVQRGTPPLVGEWSLPGGAVEIGETLQEAVKREIQEETNLEIRVGPLVELFERIQRDGGRVAYHYVIADYLAWKIRGRLKASSDVRAARFVSRTELVPYHLTETAQRVIARGFELARKSRPKP; this is encoded by the coding sequence ATGAAGCGCGGATTCCCGACGCGGCCCATTGTGGGCGTGGGCGCGGTGATCGTCCGCGGGGATTCGGTCCTGCTGGTCCAGCGCGGAACTCCGCCGCTCGTGGGCGAGTGGTCGTTGCCGGGCGGGGCGGTGGAGATCGGGGAAACTCTGCAGGAGGCCGTCAAACGGGAAATCCAAGAGGAGACCAACCTCGAGATTCGGGTCGGTCCACTCGTGGAGCTCTTTGAGCGCATCCAGCGCGATGGCGGCCGCGTGGCGTACCATTATGTGATTGCGGACTATCTGGCCTGGAAGATCCGGGGGCGACTCAAGGCCTCGTCCGACGTCCGGGCGGCACGCTTCGTCTCCAGAACGGAACTTGTACCGTATCATCTGACCGAAACCGCGCAGCGAGTCATCGCGCGAGGGTTTGAACTGGCAAGGAAGAGCCGGCCTAAACCGTAA
- a CDS encoding zinc ribbon domain-containing protein: MPIYEFECLKCGFQFERLRKLSDPPVSRCPQCGARRVSQLLSAPAIQFKGSGWYINDYGRGSVGEGSEKAKSNVKSKAGETKAGETRTGETKTGETKAGESSTTPSESKTSSSKDSKKSS; the protein is encoded by the coding sequence GTGCCCATCTATGAGTTCGAGTGTTTGAAGTGCGGTTTTCAATTTGAACGGTTGCGGAAACTGTCTGACCCCCCGGTCTCACGTTGTCCCCAGTGCGGGGCCAGGCGCGTGTCCCAACTGCTCTCTGCCCCCGCGATCCAGTTCAAAGGATCGGGTTGGTATATTAACGACTACGGCAGAGGATCGGTGGGTGAGGGCTCTGAAAAAGCAAAGTCGAACGTAAAAAGTAAGGCCGGTGAAACCAAGGCCGGTGAGACCAGGACAGGTGAGACCAAGACAGGTGAAACCAAAGCCGGTGAGTCAAGCACGACGCCCTCCGAATCTAAAACCTCCTCTAGCAAGGATTCTAAAAAGTCTTCCTGA
- a CDS encoding HDIG domain-containing protein, with amino-acid sequence MPNREEAWALLCEYTQSESLRKHALAVETVMRAYATKHGEDQDKWGLTGLLHDFDYERYPNAPDHPLKGSEILCEKGYPEDLRRAILGHAEYTGVARDTLLAKVLFACDELTGFVTAVALVKPNKSIFEVEPKSVLKKLKDKAFARSVNRNDILNGASELGVDLNDHIAFVIDSLKPVAKEIGLGGLNTAGDSAAVGNSGPSV; translated from the coding sequence ATGCCAAATCGTGAAGAGGCTTGGGCGTTGCTCTGCGAGTATACTCAATCTGAGAGCCTGCGAAAGCATGCGCTCGCGGTGGAGACCGTCATGCGTGCTTACGCCACCAAGCACGGCGAGGATCAGGACAAGTGGGGGCTGACCGGATTGCTCCACGATTTTGATTACGAGCGTTATCCCAACGCGCCGGATCATCCGCTCAAGGGGTCTGAAATCCTCTGCGAGAAAGGATATCCGGAGGACCTGCGTCGCGCCATTCTCGGTCACGCCGAGTACACGGGTGTTGCCCGAGACACGCTTCTGGCAAAAGTCCTGTTCGCCTGCGATGAACTCACAGGTTTTGTGACGGCGGTGGCGCTGGTAAAGCCTAATAAGTCCATCTTTGAAGTGGAGCCGAAATCCGTCCTTAAGAAACTGAAAGACAAGGCATTCGCCCGCAGTGTCAACCGGAACGATATCTTGAATGGCGCCAGTGAACTGGGTGTGGATTTGAACGATCACATCGCCTTTGTGATCGACTCCCTTAAACCCGTCGCAAAAGAAATCGGGCTGGGTGGATTGAACACGGCGGGAGATTCAGCAGCGGTTGGAAATTCTGGGCCCTCAGTTTGA